In Callithrix jacchus isolate 240 chromosome 18, calJac240_pri, whole genome shotgun sequence, one DNA window encodes the following:
- the S100A11 gene encoding protein S100-A11 translates to MAKISSPTETERCIESLIAVFQKYAGDDGYSYTLSKREFLSFMNTELAAFTKNQKDPSVLDRMMKRLDTNSDGQLDFSEFLNLIGGLAMACHESFLKAVPSQKRT, encoded by the exons ATG gcaAAAATCTCCAGCCCTACAGAGACTGAGCGGTGCATCGAGTCCCTGATTGCTGTTTTCCAGAAGTATGCTGGAGACGATGGTTACAGCTACACTCTCTCCAAGAGGGAGTTCCTGAGCTTCATGAATacagaactggctgccttcacaAAG AACCAGAAGGACCCCAGTGTCCTTGACCGCATGATGAAGAGACTGGACACCAACAGTGATGGGCAGCTGGATTTCTCAGAGTTCCTGAATCTGATTGGTGGCCTGGCTATGGCTTGCCATGAATCCTTCCTCAAGGCTGTCCCTTCCCAGAAGCGGACCTGA
- the LOC144580198 gene encoding uncharacterized protein LOC144580198, with translation MLSPVSRGFESAGAFCRRRLRLALDGRLLCTERPDCKLIVCVAGSTAVLASSSGGGQVHLDFHLESVPFCLEDSFDVPCVVGRLVVNVKPLLLIQLGATGRTHSPDSPQPFHSQSAEWRWSCRTPAGWEILELEGQPNGLRPPCPSPASETPQLGGPRGAERPAGSRDGSSRSLRRLHPVREPVPILPRRFRAAAELSRPTRILCLAPGLRQAGMGSFEEPGKKKSNSFPWGSFVLFFCLVFETGSHLVTQAGVQWCKHGPLQP, from the exons AGCCTTCTGCAGAAGGCGGCTCCGCCTAGCGCTGGATGGGCGCCTGCTCTGCACGGAGAGGCCGGACTGCAAGTTGATCGTCTGCGTGGCCGGGTCGACTGCTGTGCTTGCTTCCAGCTCTGGAGGTGGACAAGTCC ATCTGGATTTTCATCTGGAATCTGTTCCCTTCTGCCTGGAGGACTCCTTTGATGTTCCCTGTGTTGTGGGTCGGCTGGTAGTGAATGTG AAACCCTTACTGCTGATTCAACTGGGCGCTACAGGCCGGACTCACTCCCCAGACTCCCCGCAGCCCTTCCACTCTCAG AGCGCTGAGTGGCGCTGGTCCTGTAGGACACCCGCGGGTTGGGAGATCCTGGAGCTAGAAGGACAGCCGAATGGCCTTCGCCCGCCCTGCCCCTCGCCTGCTTCAGAAACCCCCCAGCTTGGGGGCCCAAGGGGAGCTGAACGCCCGGCGGGCTCCCGGGATGGCTCTTCCCGTTCTTTGCGCCGCCTTCACCCAGTGAGGGAGCCCGTGCCCATCCTGCCCAGGCGCTTTCGGGCGGCTGCGGAGCTTTCGCGGCCGACTCGGATCCTGTGTCTGGCACCGGGGCTCCGCCAGGCAGGGATGGGG TCATTTGAAGAGCcgggaaaaaagaaatcaaactcaTTTCCATGGGGaagtttcgttttgtttttttgtcttgtttttgagacagggtctcacttggtcacccaggctggagtgcagtggtgcaaacacggcccactgcagccttga